Part of the Acidobacteriota bacterium genome is shown below.
CTTCCGCCGCGACGGCGGCTCCGGGCCCCCCGCGCCGGGAGACCGCGCTCGAGGCTCCGGCGGCCGCGGCGCCGGGGCCGTCGGACGGCGCCGAACCGCGCGTGATGCCGGCGGCGCAGCGGCTCCTGCACGAGCACGGCCTGCGCCCGGATCAGGTGCAGCCGACCGGACCGGGCGGCCGCGTTCTCAAGGAGGATGTGCTGCGAGCGGCCGGAGCCGCGGCCTCCGCCCCGCCCGAGACGCCACCCGCGCCGGCGGTCCGGCCGGCCGGGCGGAGCGAGGAGGTCGTTCCGATGAGTCGCCTCCGGAAGCGGATCGCGGAGCGGCTCGTCGAGGCCCAGAGGCAGGCGGCGCTGCTGACCACGTTCAACGAGATCGACATGAGCGAGGTCATCGAGCTCCGCCGGAGATACCGGGACGCGTTCCTCGAGCGGTACGGCGTCAAGCTCGGGTTCATGTCCTTCTTCGTGAAGGCGGCGATCGACGCGCTCCGGCTGATTCCCCAGCTCAACGCGGAGATCCGGGACGGCTCGATCGTCTACCGCAACTACTACGACATCGGCGTCGCCGTGGGCGGGGGCAAGGGACTCGTCGTCCCGGTGCTGAGGAACGCGGAGCGGATGAGCTTCGCGGAGATCGAGAGGGCGATCGCCGACTTCGCCACGAGGGCTCGCACCGGCGAACTGACCCTGGAAGAGCTGCAGGGAGGAACGTTCACCATCAGTAACGGGGGCGTCTACGGCTCCCTCCTGTCGACCCCGATCGTCAACCCGCCGCAGAGCGGCATCCTCGGCCTGCATGCGATCCAGGAGCGGCCCGTCGCGCGCGAAGGCCAGGTGGTGATCAGGCCGATGATGTACGTCGCGCTGACCTACGATCACCGCCTGGTAGACGGGCGGGAGGCGGTCACGTTCCTCAAGCGCGTCAAGGAGACCATCGAGCAGCCGGCGCGCATTCTCCTGGAGATCTAGCCATGGCGGCCCGAAAGCACGATCTGGTCGTCATCGGGGCCGGCCCCGGAGGCTACGTCGCCGCCATCCGTGCGGCCCAGCTCGGTCTCGATACCGCCTGCGTGGAGAAAGAGCCGCTTCTCGGCGGAACCTGTCTGCGCGTGGGCTGCATTCCGAGCAAGGCGCTTCTCGAATCGAGCGAGCGGTACGAGGAGGCTCGCGCGCATCTCGCCGAGCACGGCATCCGGGTGAGCGGGGTCGAACTCGATCTGGCTGCCATGCAGGAGCGGAAGCGCCGCATCGTGGGGGCGTTGACCCGGGGGATCGCGGGGCTGTTCCGCAAGAACGGCGTGACGCTCTACCGCGGGACGGGGCGGCTGCTGGGACCCGGACGGGTGATGGTCCAAAGCGCCGAGGGTTCGGTCGAGTTGGAGGCGCGGACGGTCCTGCTGGCGACGGGAAGCCGTCCGGCGATCCTGCCGGGTGTCGAGCTCGACGGCGAGCACATCGGCACCAGCACCGACGCCCTGGAGTGGAACGAGGTTCCCGGACACCTGGTGGTCATCGGCGCCGGATACATCGGCCTCGAACTCGGGTCGGTGTGGCGGCGACTGGGCGCCCGGGTGACGGTTCTCGAGGTTCTCGACCGGATCCTTCCCGGGATGGACGGGGAGACCGCCGAGGAAGCCCGGAAGCTGTTCTCCCGCCAGAGACTCGAGTTCCGCCTCGGGGCTCGGGTGAAGAGCGCGCGCCACGACGGCGGGCGCTGCGTGGTGGAGCTGGAGGACGGCGAACCGATCGTGTGCGACCGGGTCCTGCTGTCCGTGGGGCGGAAGCCGAACACCGAAGGCCTGGGGCTGGAAGAGGTCGGCGTCGAACGGGACGAGCGCGGGCGGATCACGGTCGACGAGGCGTTCCGGACGAGCGTCCCGGGGATCCACGCGGTGGGCGATCTGGTCGCCGGGCCGATGCTCGCGCACAAGGCGGAGGAGGAGGGGATCGCCTGCGTGGAGAAGCTCGTCACCGGCTACGGGCACGTGAACTACGACGCGATTCCCGGCGTCGTGTACACCTCGCCCGAGATCGCCTCGGTTGGGCGCACCGAAGAGCAGCTCCGGGAGGAGGGCGTGCCCTACAAGAAGGGAGTCTTCCCGTTCGCCGCGAACGGGAGAGCCCGGACCCTGGCCGCCACCGACGGGCGCGTCAAGGTCCTGGCCCACGAGCGGACGGACCGCCTGCTCGGCGTGCATATCATCGGCCCCCGCGCCGGCGACCTGATCGCCGAGGCGGCCGTCGCGATCGAATTCGGCGCGAGCAGCGAGGACCTGGCCCGCTCCGTGCACGCCCACCCAACGCTTCCGGAAGCGATCAAGGAGGCGGCGCTCGCCGCCTTCGATCGGCCGATCCACCTGTGATGGCACGACCGGAACCCACTCCGTTCCAGCGGGACTGCATGCGCAGGATCGAGCGGATGCTCGCCCGCCGCGGGATGCAGGCCGCTTTCGGCCCGCTGCGCGCGCATCCCGACCCGACGCGCCGCGAGCCCGACAGGAGCGGTCACCTCCACGCCGACCTGCCGGGACCGCGCGGGGTGATCGAGGTCTTCCTCTACGCCGGGGAAGCGGCGTTCAAGAGCGGGGGAGCCTGGTACGTCTTCGAGACCCACCGGTACTCGGGGCCGGAGGCGCTCGCCGAGGCTTTCGTCGCCGCCCTGGAGCGCTCCTGCGCCGGGAGCTGACGCCGCCGTGGCGGAGACTCGGTCGCGGACGGGAGCCGTTCTCGTCACCGGCGCATCCTCCGGCATCGGGCGTGCCGTCTGCGACCGGCTCGCCGCCGGGGGACGGCGCGTCTTCGGAGGCGTGCGGCGTGCCGGGGACGCCGAGCGCCTGCGCTCGGCCGGCATCGAGGCGGTGCGGCTGGACGTGACCGATCCCGCCTCGGTCCGCGACGCGGTGCGGACGATCGAGGGCGCGCTCGGAAACGAGCCGCTCGCGGGCCTCGTCAACAACGCGGGCGTCGCGGCGATCGGGCCGCTCGAACAGCTTCCCCTGGACGCCTTTCGCAACGTGTTCGAGGTGAACGTGCTCGGGGCGGCGGCCGTGACGGCCGCCTTCCTGCCCCGCCTGCGCGCGGCTCGCGGGCGGATCGTGATGATCAGCTCGGTGTCGGCGGTGTTCGCGGCTCCCCTGTTCGGAGCGTACTCGGCGTCGAAGGCGGCTCTGGAGACCCTGTCGGACGGGCTCCGGCGCGAGCTGCGACCGCACGGCGTGGGTGTGACGGTCATCAGGCCGGGTCCGATCCGGACCCCGATCTGGCAGAAATTCGACGCGGAAGCGGCCCGTGCCTACAAGGAGGGTCCTTACGGCGCCCAGGCGGCCAAGGTGCTCGGCGCCGTTCGGTCGGCGGAGCGGAACGCCGCCGCTCCCGAGCTCGTGGCCCGCGCCGTGGTGCGCGCGCTGGAGGCGCGGCGGGCACCCCGCATCGTCCTCGTTTCGAACCGCCCCTGGTTCCATCGACTCGTCGCCGGCTTGCCCCGATGGCTGGGCGACATCCTCGTCGGGTGATGGTGCGGGGCCGGCGGTACCTCTGGCGCAGCCGCTGGCTCGTCGCGCCCCGCGCGACCCTCCCTGGGCGCGCCCTGTTCGCTGTCGGCGACGTCCACGGCCGGGCGGACCTGCTCGGGCCGCTCCTCGAGGTGCTCCGGAGAAGGATCCGGGAGACCGGCGGGGAAGCCACCGTGGTCCACCTGGGGGATTACGTGGACCGCGGCCCCCGATCGGACCGGGTGCTCGATCTGGTCGCCGCCGGGCTCGGAGAGCCGCGGGCGGACGAGGTCGCGCTCCTGGGAAACCACGACGCCATCCTGGTGGAGATCCTCCGTCACACCGAGCCGGAACCGGACCTCATCGACGCGTGGATGCGCATGAACGCCGTCCCGACGCTTCTCGCCCTCGGCCTCTCCGAGGAGGACGTGGGCGTGCCCCCGGCCGCGTTCCGCGAACGGCTCGCCGCGGCGCTCGGCACGCGGCGCCTGGCGTTCCTCCGCGGACTGCGCTTGATGCACCGGGTGGGCGGCTATCTGTTCGTCCACGCGGGAATCGATCCGGCGGCCGACATCGCCTCGCTCGACCCGCTCACGCTGCTCACCATTCGCGAGCCCTTCCTTTCGGGAAGCGCGAGCTGGATCCACCCGTTCGTGGTGGTGCACGGGCACACCCCGATGCAGCCGGCGGTCCTGCCGCACCGGATCGGCGTCGACACCGGGGCGGCGTTCACCGGGGCCCTCACGGCGGCGGAGATCCGGGAGAACCGCGTCCGCTTCCTCACGGTGACCGACGGCCCCGGTCCGGAGTGGCGCGACCCGCTGCCCGGGGATCCCGAAGCGGTTTCCTACGAGCCGCCCGTGCCGCTCGGATCCGGCTGAAACGTGCGGCCGCCCGGTGAGACGCGGCACGGGCGGGGCCGGCACTAGACTGGCGCCGCCTCCGCTGCGTAGTGAATCATGAGAATTCCGGGCTCTCGGCGGAGGGAGCGTGAGGGCGAACCCGGGCGGCGGCGGTGATGCGGGAGCGGTGATCGCGCTGCACGAGGTCACGCGCGTCTACCGCATGGGCTCCAGCGAGATCCGCGCTCTCGACGGAGTTTCCCTCCGGATCAGGACGGGGGAGTTCGTCGCGTTCACCGGGCCGAGCGGGTCGGGCAAGTCCACCCTGATGAACATCCTGGGCTGTCTCGACACGCCGACGTCGGGACGGTACGAGCTGGACGGCCGGGAGGTCTCCCGGCTGTCGGACGACGAACGGGCGGAGATCCGGAACCGGCGGGTGGGCTTCGTGTTCCAGACCTTCAACCTCCTGCCTCGGCTGACCGCGCTGCAAAACGTCGAACTGCCGCTGGTCTACGGCCGCGTTCCGGTCGCCGAGCGCCGGCGGCGGGCCCAGGAGGCGCTGGAAACCGTCGGACTGGCCGACCGAGCCGGGCACCGTCCGGACCAGCTCTCCGGTGGCCAGCGCCAGCGCGTGGCGATCGCACGGGCGCTCGTCACGCGGCCGGCCATCCTCCTGGCGGACGAGCCCACCGGGAACCTCGACAGCGGCACGACGGAGGAGATCCTCGAGCTGTTCGAATCGCTGCACCGGAGCGGTCACACGATCGCCCTCGTCACCCACGAGCGCGAGGTGGCCGCCCGGGCCGAGCGGGTCGTCCGCATGAGGGACGGCCGGATCGTCGGGGAGGAAGGCGGCGATGCGCGCGGCTGAAACGGCCGCGGCCGTCCTTCTGGCCGGTCTCGCGGGCTGGATCGGCCTGCGCGGCGCGCCGCCGCCGGCCCAGGTTCCCGGGGCGCCACCCGACCCGGGCGAGGCGGTGGTCTCCACCGGTCCCGTCGAAGAGATCGTGCGGCTCACCGGTGAGCTGACGGCCCGGGAAGCGGAGCGGTTCACCGTCCCGCTCGCCTCCGGATGGAGGCTCCAGCTCAAATGGCTGATCGACGAGGGGACGGCGGTCCGGCCCGGCGACGTGGTGGCGCGCTTCGAGCCGTCCGTCACCGAGAGCGTGCTCGAGGAGGCGGAGACCAACCTCGACCAGAAGAGCCGGGAGCTGGCTTTCAAGCGCCTGGAGGGCGAACAGAAGCGGCTCGCTCTCGAGCGGGAGCTGGCGCGGGCGCAAGCCGAGTGCGACAAGGCGGAGATCGACGCCTCCGTTCCGCCCGAAGTCGTGGAGGGCCGCGAGTACCGGCAGCGCCGTTTGGCTCTCGAGAAGGCGCGGCGGAAACTCGAGGACGCGGAGCAGGCTCTCCAGGCGGGCCGGCTCCAGACTGCCGCCGAACTGTTCGCGCTGGAAATCGAAGTGGCCGATCTCGAGGACGACGTCGGCCGGTTTCGGAAGGAGCTGGCCTCCCTCGAGCTGCGGGCGCACCGGCCGGGGATCGTCGTTCACGAGTATCACCCGTGGTGGGGGCGCAAGGTCCAGGAAGGCGACCGCCTGGAGGCGACCTTGCCCGTGGCCAGCATCCCGGACCTCTCCACGCTCGAGGTCGAGGCCTGGGCGACCGAAACCGAAGTGGCCCGCCTCGCCCCCGGACAGAAGGTCCGGCTCGCCTTCGATGCGCTGCCCGGCCGGGAGTTCACCGGGGTGGTCACCGACGTGGCGGAGCGCGGCACGCGCCGCCCCGCCTGGGGAAACGGCTCGTACTTTCGCGTCGGCATCGCTCTGGACGAGCGGGACGAAGAGGTGATGCGGCCCGGGATGAGCGCGCGGTGCGACGTCCTCGTTCGCTCCGCAGAGGGGCTACCGCGCGTGCCGGTCCACATGATCGGCCGAGACGGCGCGCGCGCCTGGGTTCGGTCCCGGGCGCGCGGCGTGGTGCCGGTCGAAATCGTCGCCGAGGGACCGCTCCTCGCCGCCGTGAGACCGCTTTCCGGGGCGGCGCTCGCGGACGGGGAGGCGCTGGTTCCCCCCGGAGAGGCGCCGCCGGAGGCGGTGCGATGAGGACCGCCGGTATCCGCCGCGTGGTTCTCCGCCGCTGGCCGCTGCTGCTGGCGGCGGCGGTGCTGGCGGTCGCGGCCTTCAGCCGGCAGACCGGCGTTCCCGGGTCGCGACGCGGGACGATCGTGGAGCTGGTTCCGGAACCGGTGACCCGCCGCGTCCACGCTTCCGGGGAGCTGCGGCCGGCGCGGCCCGTCACCATCGGCCCGCCGGTGATCCGCCACATATGGAACTACACGATCACCAGCCTGGTGGAGGAGGGGAGCGTGGTGGAGGCGGGCGCCCCGGTCGTCACCTTCGACACCAGGGAGCTGCAGGAGACCCTGGATGTCAAGCGCTCCGAGCTGGAGACCGCCCGGCGGGAGCTGGACAAGATCCGGCTCGAAGAGCAGGACAAGCTGGACAAGCTCCTCGTGGAACACGCGGAGCTGGAGGCGCAACGCGCCCGGCTCGCCCGGAAGCTCGCCGTCCCGCCGGAGCTGGTGGAACGCAACGAGCTGGCGAAAACGCGGATCGACGCCGCGCTGGTGAACAAGGAGATCGAACTCAACGAGCGGCAGACGGAGCTGCAGCGCGAGAGCATGGCCACCCGGATCGAACTCTACGAAAAGCACGTCGCCCGTCTCGCACGCCGCGTGGCCGAGATCGAGCGCAACATCGAAGCGATGACCGTGAGGGCGCCGCGCGGGGGCTTCGTGTCGTTCCCGAAGGAACGCGGCCTGGAGAAGCCGAAGGTGGGAGAAACGGTCTGGTCCGGGCGCCCGTTGCTGGAGATCGCCGACCTTTCGAACATGGAGGTGGCGGCGGAGATCGACGAGCCCGACGCGAGCCTCGTGCGCCCCGGGCAGCGCGTCGAGATCCGGCTCGACGCGGCGCCCGACCGGCGGTTCTCGGGAAAGGTGCTGCGGCTCGGCCGGCTGTTCCGCATCAAGTCCAGCGACATGCCGAAGAAGGTCCTCGACGCGGTCGTCTCCATCGACGATCCCGATCCGGAACTGATGCGTCCCGGCATGGCGGCCCAGCTGGAGATCCTCTGCGAGGCTCCCCGGCATGGTCTGCTCGTGCCGGAAGAGGCGGTCGTTCAGGGGCCGCAGGGCCCTGCCGTCCTGGTGCTCGACGGAAACCGCGAGCGGTGGGTGACGGTCGAACTGGGCGAGAGGGTGGCGGGGAGGGTGGTGGTGCGCGGCGGCCTGCGCCCGGGCGATCGCGTCGTCGTGGCCGGGGGGCAGCGGTCGTGAACGCGGGCCGCGCCGTGCTCGTCCTGGGCGCCGCCACCGCGGCCGCCTGCGCCTTCGCGCGATCCCCGCGCGACCCGGTGCCGGCGTTCGAGGTGCGGCCGGGCCCGTTCGAGCTGCGGATCGAGGCTCGGGGCCGGCTCCATCCCGCTGACGCGACGCCGATCGAAGCCCCGTCCGTGAGGGCCCGGGCGTTCCTGGCGTGGCTCGCGCCCGACGCGAGCCGCGTGGCGGCGGGCGATCTGCTGTTCCGGATCGACGACCGCGATCTCCGGATGCGGCTCGAGCGCGCGCGGGCCAAGGTGGAGCGCATCGAACGGCAGATCGCCGCGAAGCGGCGCGCGCTCGAAAAGGAGCGGCGCTCGATCGAGGGGGAGATCGCCCTCGTCGCCCGGGAGCTGGAGGACGCCGAAACCGCCGCACCCCGCGACCCGCGCCTGTTCCCGCGCGCCGAGATCATCGACGCCGAAGCGAACGTGCAGCTTCTGCGGGCGAAGCGGCGCCATCTGGAGAACAAGCTGGCGCGCTACCGGGACCGGGCCCGTGCCGAGCTGGAGATCCTCGAATCGGAACGGAAGACGGAAGCGATCAAGGTGGCGCTGATCGAGAAGGACATCGCGCGGCTGGAGGTCCGCGCGCCCCATGCGGGAATCTTCTATCACCGGCGCTACTGGAATGGCGAGCCGATCCGGGTGGGAGCCACCTTGTGGGGGGGGATGGAGGTCGGCGAGCTCGCGGGCGTCGATCGGCTCGAGGCGAGGGTGCACGTTCTCGAATCGGAGGCGGCCGGGTTGGCCGAGGGGCTTCCCGCGACGGTACGCCCGCTCGCGCGTCCGGATCTGGAGATCTCCGGCCGGGTGAAACAGATCGAACCGGTGGCGAAGCCGATCGAGGAGGGAAGCCCGGTGAAGTATTTCACCGTGGTGTTGTCCCTCGAACCGGCGGCTGGCGAAGGACTCCGGGCCGGGGGCCGGGTCTCGGCCAGCATCAGTGTGGCGCGGCTCGAGCACGCGCTCGCCGTGCCCAACCAGGCGATCTTCACCATCGACGGCGAGCCGGCGGTGTTCGTCGCCACGCGGGCCGGTTTCGAGCCGCGCCGGGTGGTGCCGGGCCGGCGGAGCGCGAGCCGGACCGTCATCGTGGAGGGCCTCGAGGCGGGGGCGCGCGTGGCGCTGGTCGACCCGCGGAAGGGAGGTCCGGCCTGATGGACTGGCGGACCGGATTCGAGCAGGCGTTCGCGGAGTTCGCCCGCCACAAGCTGCGGACGACCCTGACCATGCTGGGCATGATCTTCGGCGTGGGCGCAGTCGTCTCGATGCTGGCGATCGGGGAAGGCGCGGAGCGCGAAGCCCTGCGGATCATCGACGCTCTCGGGTTGCGAAACATCATCGTCGAGGCGGTCCCACAGCCCGAGGAGCGCCTGCAGGAGATCCGCGAGCAATCTCTCGGACTCAACCGGCGTGACTGGGAGATCGCCCTGGAGACCCTCCCGCAGGTCACCCGTTCGGCCGCGGTGAAACGAGTGAACGTCTACACGCTCTTCGCCGAGGGAGGGCAGGGCGACGCCGAGGTGCTCGGGGTGTCGCCCGACTACTTCCGCCTGGCGCACCTGAGGATTCACCGCGGGCGGCCGCTGACGGCGCGCGACGAGCTCACGCAGGCCCCGGTGTGTGTGCTGGGAGAGCGCGCGGCCGACGCCCTGTTCGGCGGGCGCGATCCGCTGGGCCGGGCCGTGAAGGTCAACCACACGTGGCTGACCGTGGTCGGGCTGCTGGAGCCGCGCGATCTGAAGCGGCGCGAATTCGAAGGCGTTCGGCTGTCGGGGCCGGAGAACCGCATCTACCTGCCGCTGGCGACGGCCCGCGCGAGGTTCCGCTTCAAGCCGATGGAGGAGGAGCTGGACGCGATCCATTTCGAGATCGGTTCCCGGGAGGCGATCGCCTCGGCGGCGGCGACGCTCGGGGGATTGCTCGGAGCCCGCCACGGGGGCGTGGAGGATTTCCGGGTCATCGTGCCGGAGAAGCTGCTCGCGCAGCACCGGCGGACGCAGCGGGTGTTCGACGTGGTCATGGCCGCGATCGCTTCGATCTCGCTGCTCGTCGGCGGGATCGGTATCATGAACATCATGCTGGCCAACGTTATGGAGCGGACGCGCGAGATCGGTGTCCGCCGCGCCCTCGGAGCGAAGCAGCGCGACATTCGGCGCCAGTTCCTCATCGAGGCCTTCGCGATCTCGCTGGCGGGCGGCGCGATGGGGATCGCGCTCGGCTTCGGACTGGCGTGGGGGATTTCGCTCTTTTCGGGATGGCCGTTCGCATGGTCCCTGTCGGGACCGCTCCTCGCCGTGGGCATTTGCGCGCTCGTCGGCCTCGTCTTCGGGATCTACCCGGCCGCCCAGGCGGCCCGGCTCGACCCGGTCGAAGCGTTGAACCGCGGTGGTTGACGTGCGGCCGTCGGCGGGCGGAGAGCCGCTCCACTACGCCTACCTCCACGGCTTCGCCTCCGGCCCGCACTCCTACAAGGGCGGCCTGCTCGCCCGCGCGCTCGACGAGCACGGCGTCCACCTGCACCGCCCCGACCTCAACGTCCCGTCGTTCGAGCGCTTGACCGTCACCGGGTCGCTCGCCGCGATCGACGCCGTGGACCGGGCGGTGGCCGCGGGCGGCGGGCGGTGGCGGCTGATCGGCTCGAGCATGGGGGGCTACCTCGCGGCGCTGTGGGCGGCGGCGAATCCCGGCCGCGTCGACTCGCTGGTGCTGCTCTGCCCCGGCTTCGGCATCACCGAGCGGTGGCCGAAGCTCCTCGGGGAGGAGGCCATGGCGGCCTGGAAGCGGCGCGGCACGATCGACTGGCCGGACGGAGAGGGACGGGTCAGGCCGCTTCACTGGGCGTTCGTCGAGGACGCGCGGCGCTACCCGCCCGAACCGGAGGTTCCCTGCCCGACCCTCATCCTGCACGGCACGCGTGACGACGTGGTTCCCGTGGAGACGTCGCGACGCTATGCGGCCAGCCGGCCCCACGTGTCGCTGGTCGAGCTTCCCGACGGCCATGCGCTGCTCGATGTGGAAGGAGAGGTGGTCGCCTGGACACTTCGCTTCTTCGGCTTGTCCCCTTCGACAGGAGGCGTGCGCTGATGCCGCCCGGACCGGAGCGGTGGGCGGAGCGCTACGCCGCCGGTGACACCCCGTGGGATCTCGGGAAGCCTCACCCGGAGCTCGTCCGGCGCCTCGCCGCCGGTCAGCTGTCCCCGCCGCCGGGCGGCCGGGCGCTGGTGCCCGGTTGCGGGCGCGGTCACGATGCGGGGGCGCTTGCGCAGGCAGGTTGGAAGGTGGTCGCCATCGACGTGGTGGACGGCCTCGCCCGAGAGGTGGGGCCGCGTCTCGAACGCCACGGAGGCCGGTTCGTGGCGGGTGACGCGCTCGCTTGGGAGCCGCCCGCGCCGTTTCATCTGCTGTTCGAGCACACGTTCTTTTGCGCCCTCGACCCTTCGGAGCGCCCCCGGTACGGAGCGATGGCGCGGCGCGCGCTGGCGCCGGGGGGACTCCTCGTCGCGGTCGTCTTCCCTTGCGGCAAGCCCGCCTCCGCCGGCGGGCCTCCCTATGGCTTCACACCGGCCGATTTGGAAGAGGTCCTCGGACCCGAGTTCGTCCGGCTTCGTGACGAACCGTGCCGCCACCGCGCGCGCGACGTCTGGGACGAACGCTGGACCCAGTGGGTCCGGCGGCCGGTGCCGGCGGGGGGATCGGCGGCTTCGGCGTGAGGCGCGCCGCTCAGCGGTTTTCGCCTCCGGCGCGGCCGACGAGGTCGGCGAGCGTCGTCTTCTTGTAGCCGGCGGGCAGGACGAACTTCGCGTCCGGCACGCTTCCCGGCTCCACCTTCAGGAGTTCGGAGATCGACAGGCCGGTCACGCGGCCGTCCGACAGTCGGAGCGTGAGAACGCGTACGGGGAGGCCCTTCTCCCACAGGGCTTCTTCGGCGTCCGGTTCGGAATTTCCCGCGCCGCCGAGCGCTTCCTTCATCCCCCGCTCCAGCCGCTCGATGCTGCCGCGCAAGCCGTACGTGTCCGGAGCGACCCACCCCACGATGCGGCGCCCCGGTGCGCGCACTTCGTAGGCTTCCGCCTCCCACGCGCCGATGCGGGCCCTCTTCCCGAGGGGAGCGGGGACGGGTCGGGCGGCGGGCGCCTCTCCCGGGGAGAGGCCGGACTTCATCTGGGCGATGGCGCGCTCGATCTCCTCGGTAGGCATGCCGGCCTGGGCCATGGCGGCCCGCGCCTGATCCATCGCCGCATCGATCATCCGCTGGGTCTCCGCGGCGGAGATCTCGACGTACAGCCGCTCGGTGTCGCTCACCATCCAGAGCCGCCCCTGCGCTTCGTCCGCGAGCACCCAGCCGAACGGCGCTTCGGCGTCGGCCGTGTCGGCCCGCAGCCGGCTCCCCTTGATGTAGATCGTCTGCTCGGCCGTTTCGGTGCCGGCGCCTTGGAGGGCGGAGACGTCTTCCGGCGACAGACCGAGCGCCCAGCCGGCGACCTCCTCGGCCGACCCGGCCGCACCCTGGTGGGCCGCGGCGTAGCCGCGGAGGATCGCTTCCCGCGTGACGGTGGTCTCGCGAATGGCGAGGACACCTTCGAAGTCTCCGGCCGGCGCGGCGGCGGGGGTCAGGAAAAAGACGAGCGCGATTCCCGCGGCGGCTCGGCGCGCAGCGACGGCGGTCATGACAGCTCCTTTCCGCGGCCGCGGCGGAGCCCGCGGGCACCGCCGCCCCGAGAGGGCAGTCTACCGCACGCGTGGGGGCGGCGCGGTTGCCGCGCGGGGCACCTCCGTGGTATCGGTAGCGCGCTTGACCACACCATCCGCCGCCGGAGTTTCGGGAAAGGGGTGGAATTCCCCTGCCGCCCGGCGACTGTGAGCGGCGACGGCGGCTGCAGGCCCCCCGGGCGGGGGCGGCCACTGGAACGGAAGCGTTCCGGGAAGGCGCGGCCGGCCGGACGACCCGCGAGCCAGGAGACCGGCCCCGGCGGACAGGGTGGAACCGACCAGGGGCAGGTTCCGCCGCTTCCCAGCAGGTGACGCACCGCCCCTCCGGCGCCGTCGGGCGCGGGAGAGGCGTGCGTCCCGGAAACCGGCCCCGGGGATACCCGGCGCGAAGGCGCCGGCAGGCCTCGGGGCGTTCGTTTCCAGGAGATCGCACCCGCGGGGGACGCCGGCCGGCCTGTCCGGGCGCCGCGGTCCCGCGCGAGGCGCGGGCGTCCCCTGGGCGGCGCGCGGCCAGGACCTCCGGCGGAGCCCGCGAGGAGGTATCGACCGTGCGCCGCATTTCGTTCGTTCTCGCCGCCGTCCTGGCCATTCCCTTCGCCGCCCGCGCCGCCGCGCCCGGCGCGCCGGCGGGCAACGCCACCCTCGTGACGTTCGCCGCCGACCCGCTGTCCGACTCCCGGATCCGTCTCGAGGGAGCCTTCGCCGGGCGCGTCGCGTGGAGGGACGACGCGCCGGCCTTCCCCGGCGACGCGCCGGGTTCGCTATCGGCGCGCTACCGCGACGACTGGCCGTTCGCGCGGGTCGGCTGGCCGCTGGCGGAGCCTCTCGACGAGGAAACCCCCTTCACGGCGGCGGCTGCGTTCGTCATCGAGCCGGAGGGCTTCTGGGCCGATCCGAACGGATTCTTCGAGATCTCGTTCGGCCTGTACAGTTCCGAGGCGACCGGCGCGCAGCGCGTCTGGTACGGGCCGGACGCCGACACCTTCGAGCTTCTCGAGTTCGACTACTTTCCGAACGTCTCGCCGCTCTTCGGCGGGCCGTACCTGTCGCCCGCGCTGTTCGGCGCCGCCAACGAGGACGATCCGGCGTTCCCGTTCGCGGGGGCGTACGCGAACGCGGCGTTCTATTTCGGCCCGCCCGTCGAGCTGCCTCAGGGAGAGCCGCTGCTGGCGCTGATCGAGCACCGGCCCGGCCAGGACGCCGCCGTGGTGAGCGTGTCGCGGATCCTGGAGGACGGCTCCCTCGTTCCGGTCTCGGGGGCGGTGGCGGTGCTGCCGCTCGACGCCCTGACGCTGCGCCGCTACGCCTTCGACACCTTGGGGCTGACCTTCTGGTCCTCCGGGGCGGAGGCGCCCGCGATCGACGTCACCGTCCGCTACCACCTGCTCGCCGTTCGGCCAGGGCTGGTGGCACCGCGGAGCCTCGGAGAGGTCGCGGGTGATTGACGTGCGCGTGGGGGTGGCCGCGGCGCTCGCCGCCGCGGCCGCCGGCGCACCCGCCATCGCCGGCGGCGAG
Proteins encoded:
- the lpdA gene encoding dihydrolipoyl dehydrogenase; translation: MAARKHDLVVIGAGPGGYVAAIRAAQLGLDTACVEKEPLLGGTCLRVGCIPSKALLESSERYEEARAHLAEHGIRVSGVELDLAAMQERKRRIVGALTRGIAGLFRKNGVTLYRGTGRLLGPGRVMVQSAEGSVELEARTVLLATGSRPAILPGVELDGEHIGTSTDALEWNEVPGHLVVIGAGYIGLELGSVWRRLGARVTVLEVLDRILPGMDGETAEEARKLFSRQRLEFRLGARVKSARHDGGRCVVELEDGEPIVCDRVLLSVGRKPNTEGLGLEEVGVERDERGRITVDEAFRTSVPGIHAVGDLVAGPMLAHKAEEEGIACVEKLVTGYGHVNYDAIPGVVYTSPEIASVGRTEEQLREEGVPYKKGVFPFAANGRARTLAATDGRVKVLAHERTDRLLGVHIIGPRAGDLIAEAAVAIEFGASSEDLARSVHAHPTLPEAIKEAALAAFDRPIHL
- a CDS encoding serine/threonine protein phosphatase, producing MAGRHPRRVMVRGRRYLWRSRWLVAPRATLPGRALFAVGDVHGRADLLGPLLEVLRRRIRETGGEATVVHLGDYVDRGPRSDRVLDLVAAGLGEPRADEVALLGNHDAILVEILRHTEPEPDLIDAWMRMNAVPTLLALGLSEEDVGVPPAAFRERLAAALGTRRLAFLRGLRLMHRVGGYLFVHAGIDPAADIASLDPLTLLTIREPFLSGSASWIHPFVVVHGHTPMQPAVLPHRIGVDTGAAFTGALTAAEIRENRVRFLTVTDGPGPEWRDPLPGDPEAVSYEPPVPLGSG
- the odhB gene encoding 2-oxoglutarate dehydrogenase complex dihydrolipoyllysine-residue succinyltransferase, whose product is SAATAAPGPPRRETALEAPAAAAPGPSDGAEPRVMPAAQRLLHEHGLRPDQVQPTGPGGRVLKEDVLRAAGAAASAPPETPPAPAVRPAGRSEEVVPMSRLRKRIAERLVEAQRQAALLTTFNEIDMSEVIELRRRYRDAFLERYGVKLGFMSFFVKAAIDALRLIPQLNAEIRDGSIVYRNYYDIGVAVGGGKGLVVPVLRNAERMSFAEIERAIADFATRARTGELTLEELQGGTFTISNGGVYGSLLSTPIVNPPQSGILGLHAIQERPVAREGQVVIRPMMYVALTYDHRLVDGREAVTFLKRVKETIEQPARILLEI
- a CDS encoding SDR family oxidoreductase, which produces MAETRSRTGAVLVTGASSGIGRAVCDRLAAGGRRVFGGVRRAGDAERLRSAGIEAVRLDVTDPASVRDAVRTIEGALGNEPLAGLVNNAGVAAIGPLEQLPLDAFRNVFEVNVLGAAAVTAAFLPRLRAARGRIVMISSVSAVFAAPLFGAYSASKAALETLSDGLRRELRPHGVGVTVIRPGPIRTPIWQKFDAEAARAYKEGPYGAQAAKVLGAVRSAERNAAAPELVARAVVRALEARRAPRIVLVSNRPWFHRLVAGLPRWLGDILVG
- a CDS encoding ABC transporter ATP-binding protein, with the protein product MGSSEIRALDGVSLRIRTGEFVAFTGPSGSGKSTLMNILGCLDTPTSGRYELDGREVSRLSDDERAEIRNRRVGFVFQTFNLLPRLTALQNVELPLVYGRVPVAERRRRAQEALETVGLADRAGHRPDQLSGGQRQRVAIARALVTRPAILLADEPTGNLDSGTTEEILELFESLHRSGHTIALVTHEREVAARAERVVRMRDGRIVGEEGGDARG